In the Dyella humicola genome, CCCACAACACGCGCCGGCCCTCGCGCTTCACCGCATCCAGCAAGGGCGGCAAGGCGCTGCCAATCTGCGCATTGCCCATGCGATGGATCAGGGTCAGCCTGCCCGGCTCTTCGTCAGGATTGAGGGCTTCGATCAGCGGCAACAACTGTGCCGGCGTAACCGACGGCCCGACCTTCACGGCGATCGGGTTGCGAATGCCGCGAAAATACTCCACGTGCGCTCCATCCAGCGCGGCCGTGCGCATGCCTATCCAGGGGAAATGGGTGGACAGATTGAACCAGCCACGATGCCTCGGCACCTGCCGCGTTATGGCCTCTTCGTAATGCAGCAACAGCGCTTCGTGCGACGTGAAGAAATCGACCCGCGAGAACCCCGCGATAGGACCGGCCAGCGTTTCCATGAACCGCAGTGAGTCGCCGATCGCCGTCACCATGCGCCGATATTCCGCAGCCAGCGGCGAATGCTCGACCCAGGCCAGATCCCAGTATTCGGGATGGTGGAGATCAGCGAAACCGCCGTCGATCAGGGCGCGCACGAAATTCATGGTCAGCGCGGAGTGCGCATGCGCCTGAATCAGTCGCTGCGGATCCGCACGCCGCGCCGCGGGCGTGAAATCCGGGCTGTTGACCAGATCGCCCCGGAAACTGGGCAACGTAACGCCGTCGCGGGTCTCCGTATCAGTGGAGCGCGGTTTCGCGTACTGGCCGGCGAAGCGACCTACCCGCAGTACCGGCTTTTTCAAGCCATGTACCAGCACCAGGCTCATCTGCAGCAACACCTTGAGCCGATTGGAGATGATCGGGCTGGTGCAATCGGCAAAGCTCTCGGCGCAGTCACCACCCTGCAGCACAAAGCGCTGGCCTTCCTGTGCTTCCGCCAAGGCCTGCCTGAGCGCCAGCACCTCCCACGACGTCACCAGCGGCGGAAGCGAGGCAAGCAGACCGGTGGCGCGAGCCAGCTCGGCCGCGTCTTCATACAGCGGCTGCTGCAGGGCTTGCCGCTGCCGCCAACTGCCGGGGGTCCAGCCGGCTGGAACTTGAATGGATGCAGGGCCAATGGACATGACGTGGGACATCAGGGGCAGCCAGTCAGGCGCGCTTACGCGCAAGCACGTAGATAGCGAGAAAAACCAACAACACGTACCAGACGAGCGTCCAGGCCGGCATCGGCAGGCCAAATACGGGCTCGATCTTGGCGCACTCGCCCGAACCAGTGAACACCATCTTTAGCACTTTGGCGAACGGGAACGTATCCACCATGTAGCCCAGATTCGGGCCACAGGACGGAATCTGGTCGGCAGGCAACGTCTGCAACCATAAATGCCTGCCCGCCGTGGCGATGCCACCGAAAGCGCCTAGCAGCACTCCCAAGGTATACACCGAACGACCGCCGCCGCGCGGCGCGTGCAGGCCGCCGATAAGGAAAAATACCGCCATCACCAGGAAGGCAATGCGCTGAAAAATGCACAAGGGGCATGGAATCATGCCCAGCACGTGTTCCGCATACAGGGCGTAGCCGAGCAGCGCTGCGCAGATAAAAAAGCCCACGAGGTAGGTGGTGCGAAACGACCAGCGGAAAGGGTTCATGGCAGCCATGTTGCGTCGCGAAAGAGCGACATTAACCGCTCGTGGCGACGCTGTCAGCCCATCGAATGACGCAGTCACGAGACAACGAGACAGGCGAATGCCCATAAAAACAAAACCCCGGCAGGTAAACCGGCCGGGGTCAGGTAGAACACTTACTGAAGTCGCTTACTCGGCAGCTTCTTCGACGCGCGGGCGATCGACCAGCTCGACATACGCCATCGGCGCATTGTCGCCCGGGCGGAAGCCGCACTTGAGGATACGCAGGTAGCCGCCGGGACGCTCGCGGTAACGAGGACCGAGCTCGACGAACAGCTTGCCGACCGCCTGCTTGTCGCGCAGACGCGCGAAAGCGAGACGACGGTTGGCGACGCCATCGGTCTTGGCGAGCGTGATGAGCGGCTCGGCGACGCGACGGAGTTCCTTCGCCTTGGGAAGGGTGGTGCGGATCAGCTCGTGCTTGAACAGCGACGACGCCATGTTCTTGAACATGGCTTCGCGATGGCTGCTCGTGCGATTGAGCTTGCGACCGGATTTCTGGTGGCGCATGGCGTTTACTCTCTAAAGTCTATTGTTATGAAAAGCCGGTCAGGATGAGCCGACTTCCCGCGGTTACCCGCTATTCGAGGCTGTCAGAACGCCTCGTTATAAGAGCACGGCCTCTATGGACCGCTATGGATTCCCGGTGGAAATGCGCGATGCATCCGCCGGATCTTGCAAAGGATCGGGGCGATCGAAAACCGATCGCCCCGTGAAACATCAGCCCAACTGCATGCCGTGGGACAAGCCCGGCGGCGGCCAGTTCTCGAGCTTCATGCCCAGGGCCAGACCACGACCACCCAGCACGTCCTTGATCTCGGTCAGGGACTTCTTGCCGAGGTTCGGTGTCTTGAGCAGCTCGACTTCGGTCTTCTGCACCAGATCGCCGATGTAGTAGATGCTCTCGGCCTTCAGGCAATTTGCCGAACGCACAGTGAGCTCCAGATCGTCGATCGGACGCAGCAGCAACGGGTCGAAACCACCCTTCTCCGCCTTGTCGGTTGCACTCTCGCGACGCGAGAAGTCACCGAACACCGACAGCTGGTCGTTGAGGATTTCGGCGGCCTTGCGAACCGCGTCTTCCGCACCGATGGTGCCGTTGGTCTCGATATCCAGCACCAGCTTGTCGAGGTTGGTGCGCTGCTCAACACGAGCGGCGTCAACTTCGTAGGCCACGCGAAGCACCGGCGCGAACGACGCGTCGAGCTGCAGGCGACCGATCGGACGAGCTTCATCGTCCGGGTGCTGGCGCGCGCTGGCCGGCTGGTAGCCGACGCCGCGACGCACCTTCAAACGCATGTTTAGTGCGATGTCCTTGGTCAAGTGGCAGATCACATGCTCGGGGTTGATGATTTCCACCGAGTGGTCGACGGCGATATCGCCGGCGGTGACCACGCCCTTGCCCTTCTTGGCCAAGGTCAGGGTGACTTCGTCACCCGAATGCTGGCGAATCGCCACATCCTTGAGGTTCAGCAGGACTTCGATCACGTCCTCCTGCAGGCCCTCAAGCGTGGTGTATTCGTGCAGCACGCCATCAATTTCCACCTCGACGATGGCACTGCCAGGGATCGAGGAGAGCAGCACGCGGCGCAGCGCGTTGCCCAGGGTGTGGCCGAAACCACGCTCGAGCGGCTCGACCACCACCTTGGCGCGGTTGGCTCCGAGTTGCTCGACGCTAAGGCCGCGAGGCCTCAGCACGCTAGTAGACGAAACTGCCATGCAAGGCTCCGGTTGATTACTTCGAGTAGAGCTCGACGATCAGGCTCTCGTTGATGTCGGTCGGCAGGTCGCCGCGGTCCGGCATCGCCTTGAACGTACCTTCGAACTTCTTGCTGTCGACTTCGACCCACTGCGGACGCAGATCCATGGTGTCGAACACGGTCGCCGCTTCCTGCACACGCAGCTGGCTGCGTGCACGCTCGGTGAGCGCAACCGCGTCACCCGGGCGGACCTGGTACGACGGGATGTTCACCTTCTTGCCGTTGACCAGCACAGCCTTGTGGCTGACCATCTGACGGGCCTGGGCGCGGGTGACCGCAAAACCCATGCGATAGACGACGTTGTCCAGACGGCTCTCGAGCAAGCGCAGCAGGTTCTCACCCGTGTTGCCCTTGAGGGTCGACGCCTTGGAGTAGTAGTTGCTGAACTGACGCTCAAGCACACCGTAGATGCGCTTGACCTTCTGCTTTTCACGCAGCTGGTTCGCATAGTCCGACATGCGCATGCGCTTGTTGGCACCATGCTGGCCGGGCTTGTTTTCCAGTTTGCACTTGGAGTCGATGGCGCGAGCCGGACTCTTCAGGCTGAGATCTGCACCCTCACGACGGGCGAGTTTGCAGGTAGCTCCACGATAACGGGCCATGGGTATGCTCCTTAGACTCGACGCTTCTTGGGGGGACGGCAGCCGTTAT is a window encoding:
- a CDS encoding DNA-directed RNA polymerase subunit alpha; this encodes MAVSSTSVLRPRGLSVEQLGANRAKVVVEPLERGFGHTLGNALRRVLLSSIPGSAIVEVEIDGVLHEYTTLEGLQEDVIEVLLNLKDVAIRQHSGDEVTLTLAKKGKGVVTAGDIAVDHSVEIINPEHVICHLTKDIALNMRLKVRRGVGYQPASARQHPDDEARPIGRLQLDASFAPVLRVAYEVDAARVEQRTNLDKLVLDIETNGTIGAEDAVRKAAEILNDQLSVFGDFSRRESATDKAEKGGFDPLLLRPIDDLELTVRSANCLKAESIYYIGDLVQKTEVELLKTPNLGKKSLTEIKDVLGGRGLALGMKLENWPPPGLSHGMQLG
- a CDS encoding disulfide bond formation protein B, whose product is MNPFRWSFRTTYLVGFFICAALLGYALYAEHVLGMIPCPLCIFQRIAFLVMAVFFLIGGLHAPRGGGRSVYTLGVLLGAFGGIATAGRHLWLQTLPADQIPSCGPNLGYMVDTFPFAKVLKMVFTGSGECAKIEPVFGLPMPAWTLVWYVLLVFLAIYVLARKRA
- a CDS encoding class II 3-deoxy-7-phosphoheptulonate synthase is translated as MSHVMSIGPASIQVPAGWTPGSWRQRQALQQPLYEDAAELARATGLLASLPPLVTSWEVLALRQALAEAQEGQRFVLQGGDCAESFADCTSPIISNRLKVLLQMSLVLVHGLKKPVLRVGRFAGQYAKPRSTDTETRDGVTLPSFRGDLVNSPDFTPAARRADPQRLIQAHAHSALTMNFVRALIDGGFADLHHPEYWDLAWVEHSPLAAEYRRMVTAIGDSLRFMETLAGPIAGFSRVDFFTSHEALLLHYEEAITRQVPRHRGWFNLSTHFPWIGMRTAALDGAHVEYFRGIRNPIAVKVGPSVTPAQLLPLIEALNPDEEPGRLTLIHRMGNAQIGSALPPLLDAVKREGRRVLWVADPMHGNTETTSNGYKTRRFDNIRGELDQAFDIHAAAGTRLGGVHLELTGEDVTECMGGARDLNETDLDRAYKSMVDPRLNYEQSLELAMLIVRKSVGVRG
- the rpsD gene encoding 30S ribosomal protein S4, with the translated sequence MARYRGATCKLARREGADLSLKSPARAIDSKCKLENKPGQHGANKRMRMSDYANQLREKQKVKRIYGVLERQFSNYYSKASTLKGNTGENLLRLLESRLDNVVYRMGFAVTRAQARQMVSHKAVLVNGKKVNIPSYQVRPGDAVALTERARSQLRVQEAATVFDTMDLRPQWVEVDSKKFEGTFKAMPDRGDLPTDINESLIVELYSK
- the rplQ gene encoding 50S ribosomal protein L17 — encoded protein: MRHQKSGRKLNRTSSHREAMFKNMASSLFKHELIRTTLPKAKELRRVAEPLITLAKTDGVANRRLAFARLRDKQAVGKLFVELGPRYRERPGGYLRILKCGFRPGDNAPMAYVELVDRPRVEEAAE